A genomic window from Arvicola amphibius chromosome 5, mArvAmp1.2, whole genome shotgun sequence includes:
- the Fam13b gene encoding protein FAM13B isoform X6, whose amino-acid sequence MKEQEIVSRIMAGLLENYYEYFENEEEDFSSNDLSSITEQVNGLSEEEEEDEKLEHIEELPEEGVEKADGMPEGLQLRMPENTLEPDSVAASARIDAAAHTANTSDGNIKCSKPVAVTTADNEVMQQDFIFEDQKNNQSAGVLLEPCSDHGDSEDGRPERKEYLLCDSDKLPHLILDSSSKIHDLNANTESEVTDGQIGGVQGEAACIQIAHLDLKNVSDGDKWEASCLITFPLIDFKTMHLQRDGEEPFPAFKSWQEDSESGEAQLSPQAARMTHHPLGEDCPPVLSHRSLDFGQSQRFLHDPETLDFSSKALSFTRIRRSSFSSKDEKREDRTPYQLVKKLQKKIRQFEEQFERERNSKPSYSDIAANPKVLKWMTELTKLRKQIKDAKHKNSDGEFVPQTRPRSNTLPKSFGSSLDHEDEENEGEPRVIQKEKKPSKEATLELITKRLKENRAERHLPEDIKKMTKDHLIEEKTSLQKSLLYYESQHGRPVTREERHIVKPLYDRYRLVKQMLTRASITPVLGSPSTKRRGQMLQPIIEGETAHFFEEIKEEEEDGVSLSSELSDILKTAIHTQSSLENSESDAEENQEKLARDLRLSSTRAASMPELLEQLWKARAEKKKLRKTLREFEEAFYQQNGRNAQKEDRVPVLEEYKEYKKIKAKLRLLEVLISKQDSSKSI is encoded by the exons GTTAATGGGCtttctgaggaagaagaggaagatgaaaagcTGGAACATATAGAAGAACTTCCAGAGGAAGGTGTAGAAAAGGCAGATGGCATGCCAGAGGGGTTGCAGTTGAGGATGCCTGAGAACACCCTGGAACCAGACAGTGTTGCGGCATCGGCAAG gATTGATGCTGCTGCTCATACTGCTAATACCAGTGATGGTAACATAAAGTGTTCAAAGCCTGTGGCTGTTACTACCGCAGATAATGAAGTCATGCAGCAAGATTTTATATTTGAGGATCAGAAAAATAATCAG TCTGCAGGTGTGCTGTTAGAGCCTTGTAGTGACCACGGAGACAGCGAAGACGGCCGTCCCGAGAG GAAGGAATATTTGTTATGTGACAGTGATAAATTGCCACACTTGATTCTG gatTCTAGTAGCAAGATACATGATTTGAATGCCAACACGGAATCAGAAGTAACAGACGGTCAGATTGGTGGTGTTCAAGGAGAAGCAGCATGTATACAGATCGCTCATTTAGATCTGAAGAATGTTTCTGATGGTGATAAGTGGGAAG caTCATGCCTTATCACTTTCCCCCTCATTGATTTCAAAACAATGCATctgcagagagatggggagg AGCCGTTCCCTGCATTTAAGTCTTGGCAGGAGGACTCAGAGTCTGGAGAAGCTCAGCTGTCTCCACAGGCTGCAAGGATGACTCACCATCCCCTGGGAGAGGACTGCCCTCCAGTGTTATCACATCGCAGTTTAGATTTTGGACAAAGCCAGCGTTTCCTCCATGATCCAGAAACACTGGATTTCTCGTCCAAGGCCCTTTCCTTCACTAG AATTCGAAGGTCATCCTTTAGttcaaaagatgaaaagagagaagacagaacaccATATCAGTTGGTCAagaaacttcagaaaaaaatcagacaattTGAGGAGCAatttgaaagggaaagaaatagcAAG CCCTCCTACAGTGACATTGCAGCCAATCCGAAGGTATTAAAATGGATGACAGAGCTTACAAAGTTACGGAAGCAAATTAAAG ATGCAAAACACAAAAACTCTGATGGAGAATTTGTACCTCAGACACGTCCTCGGAGTAACACTCTTCCAAAAAGTTTTGGCTCTTCTCTAGACCATGAAGATGAGGAGAATGAAGGTGAGCCCAGAGTCATTCAGAAAGAGAAGAAGCCGTCTAAGGAAGCCACTCTTGAACTTATCACAAAAAGATTGAAGGAAAACCGTGCTGAGCGTCACCTTCCTGAGGATATCAAG AAAATGACAAAAGATcatttgatagaagagaaaacgTCTCTGCAGAAAAGCCTGCTTTACTATGAAAGTCAACACGGAAGGCCG GTGACCAGGGAAGAAAGGCACATTGTTAAGCCTCTCTATGATAGATACAGGCTTGTAAAACAGATGCTGACAAGAGCTAGCATTACTCCTGTCCTT GGATCTCCCTCCACAAAGCGCCGTGGTCAGATGTTACAGCCGATCATAGAAGGAGAAACAGCACATTTTTTTGAAGAAATCAAG gaagaagaggaagatggtgTCAGTCTGTCCTCTGAGTTAAGTGACATCTTgaaaacagccatacacacacagtcatcgTTGGAAAATTCAGAGTCTGATGctgaagaaaatcaagaaaaactgGCTCGGGATCTCCGCCTGTCAAGTACTCGGGCAGCTTCTAT GCCTGAATTACTGGAACAGCTTTGGAAAGCAAGAGCTGAGAAAAAGAAACTACGTAAAACGTTACGGGAATTTGAAGAAGCATTTTATCAACAAAATGGAAG GAATGCCCAGAAAGAGGATCGCGTCCCAGTGCTTGAGGAATATAAAGAGTACAAGAAAATTAAAGCCAAGCTTAGACTTCTGGAAGTTCTTATCAGCAAACAAGACTCTTCAAAATCCATATAA